Proteins from one Coregonus clupeaformis isolate EN_2021a unplaced genomic scaffold, ASM2061545v1 scaf2717, whole genome shotgun sequence genomic window:
- the LOC123481100 gene encoding uncharacterized protein LOC123481100 translates to MFELPISPPVKLIVAELPIAPIMKHVMFELKGLLKQHKKRQKDMETSVPQTKSTPPPPCLSDYFPPPQGCQRAQNWFDSPPPQGCQRAQNVFHSPPPQGFQRAKDFLDSPPPQGFQRAQNGVNPYSVKAGAPISKYSGYPGTTTKAGPGISDTALAHMLRPLSPMCVPEDDGEWDSGWDHMSTPGTSTCVDSSPGHFKAF, encoded by the exons atgtttgagcttcccatctctccaccagtgaagctcatcgtggctgagctgcccatcgcTCCAATTATGAAGCATGTCATGTTTGAGCTGAAGGGTCTGCTGAAGCAACataaaaaaagacaaaaagacaTGGAAACTTCAGTTCCACAGACCAAAAgtactccacctcctccctgcctATCGGATTATTTCCCTCCACCACAGGGTTGCCAAAGGGCCCAGAATTGGTTcgattcacctccaccacagggttgCCAAAGGGCCCAGAATGTCTTccattcacctccaccacagggtttCCAAAGGGCCAAGGATTTCTTagattcacctccaccacagggtttCCAAAGAGCCCAAAATGGAGTTAACCCATATTCAGTGAAAGCAG GTGCTCCAATTAGCAAATATTCAGGTTATCCAGGTACAACTACCAAAGCTGGGCCTGGAATATCAGACACTGCCCTGGCTCACATGCTCAGACCTCTCTCACCGATGTGTGTGCCGGAAG ATGATGGTGAATGGGACTCTGGTTGGGATCACATGTCCACCCCTGGGACTTCTACATGTGTTGACTCTTCCCCTGGACATTTTAAGGCTTTTTAG